The Sediminispirochaeta smaragdinae DSM 11293 genome has a segment encoding these proteins:
- a CDS encoding ABC transporter permease: MLRAPSFEGSVRMRSYILRRLLLFIPVLIGISIAVFLLMHLIPGNAVDSLLGVEATDELRAQLTKQFGLDLPWYRQYANWITGVVQGDFGNSIRTGKPILPEILERFKVTFELSLIASLISWIIAIPLGILAAVKRNTLLDGVARVVALFWVSIPNFALATLLLLFLSLKMNYYPALKYASFFSNPVENLQIMFFPALVLGAIMAGSVMRMTRSSVLEVLRQDFIRTIRAKGAKERVVIFKHALKNSFSPIITIVGMQMGYLLGGTVVTEQIFSLPGLGLFILTGINQRDYPVVQGSILFFALIFGVINLLVDLIYAGVDPRIQYK, encoded by the coding sequence ATGCTTCGCGCCCCTTCCTTTGAAGGTTCAGTCAGGATGCGTTCATATATACTAAGACGATTATTACTCTTCATACCTGTGCTCATAGGTATTTCGATTGCCGTGTTTCTTCTCATGCACCTGATTCCGGGAAATGCCGTGGACAGCCTTCTTGGGGTGGAGGCCACGGATGAATTACGCGCCCAGCTGACAAAGCAGTTTGGATTGGATCTTCCCTGGTACCGCCAGTATGCAAACTGGATAACGGGTGTGGTGCAGGGTGATTTTGGAAATTCAATCAGGACGGGAAAACCGATACTTCCGGAAATACTGGAACGGTTCAAGGTTACCTTTGAATTGTCGCTTATCGCTTCCCTAATTTCATGGATCATCGCCATTCCGCTGGGTATTCTTGCCGCTGTTAAGCGGAATACCCTTTTGGATGGTGTCGCAAGGGTTGTCGCCCTGTTCTGGGTCTCCATTCCCAATTTTGCCCTTGCGACCCTGTTGCTGCTTTTCCTTTCCTTAAAGATGAATTATTACCCGGCCTTGAAGTACGCATCGTTTTTTAGTAATCCCGTGGAAAATCTGCAGATCATGTTTTTCCCTGCCCTGGTTCTTGGAGCCATCATGGCGGGATCGGTCATGCGAATGACCAGATCCTCGGTTTTGGAGGTGCTCAGGCAGGATTTTATCAGGACGATACGGGCCAAGGGGGCGAAAGAACGGGTTGTTATTTTCAAGCATGCCTTGAAAAACTCATTTTCGCCAATCATAACCATTGTGGGTATGCAGATGGGGTATCTTCTCGGCGGAACCGTCGTAACGGAACAGATTTTCTCCCTGCCGGGGCTTGGACTTTTTATTTTGACGGGTATCAACCAACGCGACTATCCCGTCGTGCAGGGCAGCATTCTGTTTTTCGCCTTGATTTTCGGCGTCATAAATCTTCTGGTAGATCTGATATATGCCGGAGTAGATCCGAGAATCCAGTATAAATAG
- a CDS encoding ABC transporter permease, producing the protein MGLLKELLHDKIGRIGLIGVFIVLLTALFAPLIAPHDPVEMFPQLREAPGKSFIMGTDNFGRDVFSRIVYGARVSIMVGLISVGIGASLGIVLGLAAGYFSGWLDNIIMRLMDILFAFPSILLALSIVSVLGPDLQNTIIAIGIVRIPIFTRTVRAEVLSVKSQEYITSARSIGIKDSRIIIRHIMPNIISPFLVQATLSLSSAILVEASLSFLGLGIQPPNPSWGSMLNESRKIMELAPWTALYPAIAIILTILSFNLLGDSLRDILDPKLRNIE; encoded by the coding sequence ATGGGGCTTTTGAAAGAACTCCTACACGACAAGATCGGGAGAATAGGACTGATCGGCGTGTTTATCGTGCTGCTTACGGCGCTCTTTGCGCCTCTCATTGCCCCCCACGACCCTGTCGAAATGTTTCCCCAACTCAGAGAGGCTCCGGGGAAATCGTTTATCATGGGGACGGATAATTTCGGACGGGATGTCTTTTCCAGAATTGTGTACGGAGCGAGGGTTTCGATTATGGTCGGCCTGATTTCCGTGGGAATCGGCGCGTCGCTGGGGATTGTTCTCGGCCTTGCCGCCGGTTATTTTTCGGGATGGCTGGATAATATCATCATGCGCCTTATGGATATTTTGTTTGCCTTTCCCTCGATTCTGCTGGCCCTGTCGATCGTTTCCGTGCTCGGGCCCGATCTGCAAAATACCATCATTGCAATAGGCATCGTCAGGATACCCATTTTTACCAGAACCGTGCGGGCGGAGGTTCTGTCGGTGAAATCCCAGGAATATATTACCAGCGCGCGATCGATAGGCATCAAGGATTCCAGGATAATAATCCGGCACATCATGCCCAATATCATATCGCCGTTTCTTGTTCAGGCAACGCTTTCTCTTTCGAGCGCGATCCTGGTCGAAGCCTCCCTCAGTTTTCTTGGCCTTGGCATTCAGCCTCCCAATCCGTCGTGGGGTTCCATGCTCAATGAAAGCAGAAAGATCATGGAGCTTGCACCCTGGACCGCTCTGTATCCTGCCATTGCCATCATCCTTACCATTTTGTCATTTAATCTGCTGGGTGACAGCCTGAGGGACATCCTGGATCCCAAGCTTCGAAATATCGAGTGA
- a CDS encoding ABC transporter ATP-binding protein produces MSKNELLQIEDLTIELRTKKNRYNLVEEVSFSVGKKEVFGIVGESGCGKSVTAYSIINLLTTPPLYISRGRINFEGTDLTELSNTEMRKIRGNAISMIFQEPMTALDPLFTIGQQLKEILRFHYQLPEEVMHERAVDILKKVEIPRAEQLMKEYPHQLSGGMLQRVMIAMALLNKPKLLIADEPTTALDVTIQAQILDLINGLKERFDTSVIMITHDLGVISETCDRVAVFYAGHVVEVSDVETIFSDAMHPYTKGLVRSVTSLGEKRKELYTIPGVVPSIDTMGKGCRFYDRCSRKMERCRDVVPALKEYGRGHMCRCWLFEGSEHE; encoded by the coding sequence ATGAGTAAAAACGAATTACTGCAGATTGAAGATCTTACCATAGAACTCAGGACGAAAAAGAATCGTTACAATCTGGTCGAGGAGGTCTCCTTTTCCGTCGGCAAGAAAGAGGTTTTCGGCATCGTCGGTGAATCAGGCTGCGGGAAAAGTGTGACCGCCTATTCGATCATCAACCTTTTGACTACGCCTCCTCTTTATATCAGCCGGGGCCGTATCAATTTCGAGGGAACGGATCTTACCGAACTGTCGAACACAGAGATGCGTAAAATCAGGGGCAATGCCATATCGATGATCTTTCAGGAGCCCATGACGGCCCTTGATCCTCTTTTCACCATCGGCCAGCAGTTGAAGGAAATCCTGCGCTTTCATTACCAGCTGCCGGAAGAGGTTATGCATGAACGGGCCGTCGATATCTTGAAAAAGGTGGAGATTCCCAGGGCCGAGCAATTAATGAAGGAGTATCCTCACCAGCTCTCCGGCGGCATGCTTCAACGGGTGATGATTGCGATGGCATTGTTGAACAAGCCGAAGCTTCTTATTGCCGACGAACCTACCACCGCCCTGGATGTGACGATCCAGGCACAGATCCTCGATCTCATAAACGGATTGAAGGAGCGCTTCGATACCTCGGTCATCATGATCACCCATGATCTCGGCGTCATTTCGGAGACTTGTGACCGGGTGGCGGTCTTTTACGCCGGCCATGTTGTGGAAGTAAGTGATGTGGAGACGATTTTTTCGGATGCCATGCATCCCTATACCAAGGGACTTGTCCGATCCGTCACATCCCTTGGAGAAAAGAGGAAGGAGCTCTACACCATTCCCGGCGTGGTGCCCAGCATCGATACCATGGGAAAGGGCTGTCGTTTTTATGATCGATGTTCACGGAAGATGGAAAGATGCAGGGATGTCGTTCCCGCTCTGAAGGAATATGGCCGGGGACATATGTGCAGATGCTGGCTTTTTGAAGGATCCGAGCATGAATAA
- a CDS encoding ABC transporter ATP-binding protein, with translation MNKSLLAVEGLRKYFPLKGGVFNKTIGYVRAVEEVSFCVNKKETFSLVGESGCGKSTTGRTILRLEEPDEGRIIFNGEDINGYGKESMRRMRRHMQMVFQNPYNSLNPRMKIKALLAEPLQTHTVLSSKEIRGKIDEMLERVGLSASYKERYAHQFSGGQRQRISIARALITNPALVIADEPTSALDVSIQSQIINLLMQLQDELELTYVFISHDLNVVRHISSVVGVMYLGRIVEQAPTEELFARPSHPYTQALLSAVPSLLPGKKKERIILSGDVPNPADPPKGCPFHLRCRYAMDRCRTELPQSVALSDGHWASCHLL, from the coding sequence ATGAATAAGAGCCTACTGGCCGTCGAAGGTTTGCGGAAATATTTTCCCCTGAAGGGCGGCGTGTTCAATAAGACCATCGGATATGTCCGTGCGGTGGAAGAGGTGAGCTTTTGTGTGAATAAAAAAGAAACCTTCTCCCTTGTTGGCGAATCCGGCTGCGGAAAATCCACGACTGGCAGAACCATCCTGCGTCTGGAAGAGCCCGATGAAGGCAGGATCATCTTTAACGGCGAGGATATCAACGGTTACGGGAAGGAATCGATGCGAAGGATGCGCCGGCATATGCAGATGGTCTTTCAAAACCCCTATAATTCCCTCAATCCCCGCATGAAGATCAAAGCGCTTCTTGCCGAGCCCCTTCAGACCCACACGGTGTTGTCGTCAAAAGAGATACGTGGGAAAATAGACGAGATGCTGGAGCGAGTGGGGCTTTCTGCCTCTTATAAGGAGCGCTATGCCCACCAGTTCAGCGGCGGACAGCGCCAGCGGATAAGCATAGCAAGGGCCCTGATTACCAATCCTGCCCTTGTCATTGCCGATGAGCCGACCAGTGCCCTCGATGTTTCCATTCAGTCGCAGATTATTAATCTGCTTATGCAGCTTCAGGATGAGTTGGAGCTTACCTATGTTTTCATCTCACACGATCTGAACGTGGTACGCCATATAAGCTCGGTGGTAGGGGTCATGTACCTGGGACGGATCGTGGAACAGGCTCCTACCGAAGAGTTGTTTGCCCGGCCTTCCCACCCCTATACCCAGGCGCTGCTTTCCGCGGTTCCCTCTCTTTTGCCGGGGAAAAAGAAGGAACGAATCATTCTCTCGGGTGATGTGCCAAACCCTGCCGATCCGCCGAAGGGGTGTCCCTTCCATTTGCGGTGCCGGTATGCCATGGACAGATGCAGAACGGAGTTGCCCCAAAGCGTAGCGTTAAGCGACGGGCACTGGGCCTCCTGTCACCTGCTGTAA
- a CDS encoding GNAT family N-acetyltransferase translates to MFDMLVRLYDLPPIPAPAKAGGIIIKRPLPSEKSLVTQWVCEHFSRSWADQVEATFSRLPVSSFIAVEQGRIMGFASYDAVCKDFFGPTGVRKEARGKRIGEILLLHALWAMRESGYAYAVIGGVGPADFYRKSVGAVPIEGSDPGIYRDLLKGP, encoded by the coding sequence ATGTTCGACATGCTTGTCAGGCTCTATGATCTTCCGCCCATCCCCGCTCCGGCCAAAGCCGGAGGAATCATCATCAAACGGCCGCTGCCTTCGGAAAAAAGCCTGGTCACACAATGGGTTTGCGAACATTTCAGCCGGTCCTGGGCCGATCAGGTCGAAGCGACCTTCTCAAGGCTTCCGGTCTCTTCCTTCATTGCCGTCGAGCAGGGCAGGATCATGGGGTTCGCCTCCTACGACGCCGTCTGTAAAGACTTTTTCGGTCCGACAGGCGTCAGAAAGGAAGCACGCGGAAAGAGAATCGGTGAAATACTCCTGCTTCATGCCCTCTGGGCCATGCGGGAATCGGGTTATGCCTACGCCGTCATAGGCGGTGTCGGCCCTGCCGATTTCTACCGCAAAAGCGTAGGAGCCGTCCCCATAGAAGGATCGGATCCTGGCATCTATCGTGATCTGTTGAAAGGACCCTAA
- a CDS encoding GNAT family N-acetyltransferase, with amino-acid sequence MIESETMKQQIRLAASEEELISCAKLMAESEPWITLGRGFEQTRKAVHDTSSDLFISLAGEEFTGFIMVQMQGAFRGYIKSFGIMPSWRGRGIGTSLLSFAESYIFKTSPNVFLCVSSFNTSAQGFYAAHGYETIGELKDYIIDGYSEILMRKSVGPLSGYRGDTVAGN; translated from the coding sequence ATGATAGAATCCGAAACCATGAAACAACAGATCCGCCTTGCGGCATCGGAAGAAGAATTAATTTCCTGTGCAAAATTGATGGCGGAATCGGAACCATGGATTACCCTGGGAAGAGGCTTTGAACAGACACGGAAAGCGGTGCATGATACTTCCTCCGATCTGTTCATTTCACTGGCTGGCGAAGAGTTCACCGGCTTTATCATGGTTCAGATGCAGGGGGCCTTTCGCGGCTATATAAAGTCTTTCGGCATCATGCCGTCATGGAGGGGGCGCGGGATTGGCACTTCGCTCCTGTCCTTTGCCGAGTCGTATATTTTCAAAACAAGCCCCAATGTTTTTCTCTGTGTCTCTTCCTTCAATACCTCGGCACAGGGCTTTTATGCCGCTCATGGGTATGAGACCATAGGAGAACTAAAAGACTATATCATTGACGGCTATTCCGAAATCCTGATGCGGAAGTCTGTCGGACCCTTGAGCGGTTACAGGGGGGATACCGTCGCCGGCAATTGA